A genomic stretch from Onychostoma macrolepis isolate SWU-2019 chromosome 02, ASM1243209v1, whole genome shotgun sequence includes:
- the rgs20 gene encoding regulator of G-protein signaling 20 isoform X4, which translates to MGSERMEMRKRQMSVQQESVAGTTAPAQNEQPGQGNRGSNACCFCWCCCCSCSCLTVRNEDRDERNRRASYDFKAEGNADFEESPKPTAEEVHLWGQSFDKLMHCPTGRSAFRQFLRTEFSEENMLFWLACEEFSKESNKSVIEEKARIIYEDYISILSPKEVSLDSRVREVINRNMLEPTSHTFDDAQLQIYTLMQRDSYPRFMNSPVYKNLLKTVSEQSVES; encoded by the exons ATGGGATCAGAGCGGATGGAGATGCGAAAGAGGCAGATGTCGGTGCAGCAGGAGTCGGTGGCGGGCACCACAGCACCGGCGCAGAACGAGCAGCCCGGCCAGGGGAACCGTGGCTCCAACGCCTGCTGCTTCTGTTGGTGCTGTTGCTGCAGCTGCTCCTG TCTCACTGTTAGGAATGAAGACAGAGATGAGAGGAACCGGAGAGCCTCTTATGATTTTAAAGCAGAGGGGAATGCAGACTTCGAGGAAAG TCCGAAACCGACTGCGGAGGAGGTCCACTTGTGGGGGCAATCATTCGACAAACTGATGCACTGCCCCACTGGAAGAAGTGCCTTCCGGCAGTTTCTGCGCACTGAATTCAGTGAGGAAAACATGCTCTTTTGGTTGGCCTGTGAGGAATTCAGTAAGGAATCCAATAAGAGCGTCATCGAGGAGAAGGCACGGATAATATATGAAGACTACATCTCCATCCTCTCACCCAAAGAG GTGAGCCTCGATTCTAGAGTTCGAGAGGTTATAAACAGGAACATGCTGGAGCCAACATCCCACACGTTTGATGATGCCCAGCTCCAGATATACACGCTAATGCAAAGAGACTCGTATCCGCGGTTTATGAACTCGCCGGTATACAAAAACCTGCTTAAGACAGTCTCTGAGCAGTCGGTGGAATCTTAG
- the rgs20 gene encoding regulator of G-protein signaling 20 isoform X5 produces MPTVRCLGIMMCLLPCSLTVRNEDRDERNRRASYDFKAEGNADFEESPKPTAEEVHLWGQSFDKLMHCPTGRSAFRQFLRTEFSEENMLFWLACEEFSKESNKSVIEEKARIIYEDYISILSPKEVSLDSRVREVINRNMLEPTSHTFDDAQLQIYTLMQRDSYPRFMNSPVYKNLLKTVSEQSVES; encoded by the exons ATGCCTACTGTTAGGTGTCTTGGGATCATGATGTGTTTACTACCTTGCAGTCTCACTGTTAGGAATGAAGACAGAGATGAGAGGAACCGGAGAGCCTCTTATGATTTTAAAGCAGAGGGGAATGCAGACTTCGAGGAAAG TCCGAAACCGACTGCGGAGGAGGTCCACTTGTGGGGGCAATCATTCGACAAACTGATGCACTGCCCCACTGGAAGAAGTGCCTTCCGGCAGTTTCTGCGCACTGAATTCAGTGAGGAAAACATGCTCTTTTGGTTGGCCTGTGAGGAATTCAGTAAGGAATCCAATAAGAGCGTCATCGAGGAGAAGGCACGGATAATATATGAAGACTACATCTCCATCCTCTCACCCAAAGAG GTGAGCCTCGATTCTAGAGTTCGAGAGGTTATAAACAGGAACATGCTGGAGCCAACATCCCACACGTTTGATGATGCCCAGCTCCAGATATACACGCTAATGCAAAGAGACTCGTATCCGCGGTTTATGAACTCGCCGGTATACAAAAACCTGCTTAAGACAGTCTCTGAGCAGTCGGTGGAATCTTAG
- the rgs20 gene encoding regulator of G-protein signaling 20 isoform X2 produces MPCNRIVLKWEIWPSSVVQSVRLSPYLMWGQLRHLLLACRHDEDYFATGSYENEDENDNTEDRSKDPISFQPMGSERMEMRKRQMSVQQESVAGTTAPAQNEQPGQGNRGSNACCFCWCCCCSCSWNEDRDERNRRASYDFKAEGNADFEESPKPTAEEVHLWGQSFDKLMHCPTGRSAFRQFLRTEFSEENMLFWLACEEFSKESNKSVIEEKARIIYEDYISILSPKEVSLDSRVREVINRNMLEPTSHTFDDAQLQIYTLMQRDSYPRFMNSPVYKNLLKTVSEQSVES; encoded by the exons ATGCCATGTAACAGAATCGTCTTAAAGTGGGAGATCTGGCCCTCTTCCGTGGTACAGAGCGTTCGGCTTTCTCCCTACTTGATGTGGGGGCAGCTACGGCATCTTCTCTTGGCCTGTCGGCACGACGAGGATTACTTTGCAACAGGAAGTTATGAAAATGAGGACGAGAATGATAATACGGAGGACAGATCAAAGGATCCCATATCCTTTCAG CCCATGGGATCAGAGCGGATGGAGATGCGAAAGAGGCAGATGTCGGTGCAGCAGGAGTCGGTGGCGGGCACCACAGCACCGGCGCAGAACGAGCAGCCCGGCCAGGGGAACCGTGGCTCCAACGCCTGCTGCTTCTGTTGGTGCTGTTGCTGCAGCTGCTCCTG GAATGAAGACAGAGATGAGAGGAACCGGAGAGCCTCTTATGATTTTAAAGCAGAGGGGAATGCAGACTTCGAGGAAAG TCCGAAACCGACTGCGGAGGAGGTCCACTTGTGGGGGCAATCATTCGACAAACTGATGCACTGCCCCACTGGAAGAAGTGCCTTCCGGCAGTTTCTGCGCACTGAATTCAGTGAGGAAAACATGCTCTTTTGGTTGGCCTGTGAGGAATTCAGTAAGGAATCCAATAAGAGCGTCATCGAGGAGAAGGCACGGATAATATATGAAGACTACATCTCCATCCTCTCACCCAAAGAG GTGAGCCTCGATTCTAGAGTTCGAGAGGTTATAAACAGGAACATGCTGGAGCCAACATCCCACACGTTTGATGATGCCCAGCTCCAGATATACACGCTAATGCAAAGAGACTCGTATCCGCGGTTTATGAACTCGCCGGTATACAAAAACCTGCTTAAGACAGTCTCTGAGCAGTCGGTGGAATCTTAG
- the rgs20 gene encoding regulator of G-protein signaling 20 isoform X3, with translation MPTDVIKAKNISYLWAYMVKFCIGSVSVASCFLQPMGSERMEMRKRQMSVQQESVAGTTAPAQNEQPGQGNRGSNACCFCWCCCCSCSCLTVRNEDRDERNRRASYDFKAEGNADFEESPKPTAEEVHLWGQSFDKLMHCPTGRSAFRQFLRTEFSEENMLFWLACEEFSKESNKSVIEEKARIIYEDYISILSPKEVSLDSRVREVINRNMLEPTSHTFDDAQLQIYTLMQRDSYPRFMNSPVYKNLLKTVSEQSVES, from the exons ATGCCAACGGATGTAATCAAGGCAAAGAATATCTCTTATCTCTGGGCATACATGGTTAAATT TTGTATTGGCTCCGTCTCAGTTGCGTCCTGTTTCCTGCAGCCCATGGGATCAGAGCGGATGGAGATGCGAAAGAGGCAGATGTCGGTGCAGCAGGAGTCGGTGGCGGGCACCACAGCACCGGCGCAGAACGAGCAGCCCGGCCAGGGGAACCGTGGCTCCAACGCCTGCTGCTTCTGTTGGTGCTGTTGCTGCAGCTGCTCCTG TCTCACTGTTAGGAATGAAGACAGAGATGAGAGGAACCGGAGAGCCTCTTATGATTTTAAAGCAGAGGGGAATGCAGACTTCGAGGAAAG TCCGAAACCGACTGCGGAGGAGGTCCACTTGTGGGGGCAATCATTCGACAAACTGATGCACTGCCCCACTGGAAGAAGTGCCTTCCGGCAGTTTCTGCGCACTGAATTCAGTGAGGAAAACATGCTCTTTTGGTTGGCCTGTGAGGAATTCAGTAAGGAATCCAATAAGAGCGTCATCGAGGAGAAGGCACGGATAATATATGAAGACTACATCTCCATCCTCTCACCCAAAGAG GTGAGCCTCGATTCTAGAGTTCGAGAGGTTATAAACAGGAACATGCTGGAGCCAACATCCCACACGTTTGATGATGCCCAGCTCCAGATATACACGCTAATGCAAAGAGACTCGTATCCGCGGTTTATGAACTCGCCGGTATACAAAAACCTGCTTAAGACAGTCTCTGAGCAGTCGGTGGAATCTTAG
- the rgs20 gene encoding regulator of G-protein signaling 20 isoform X1, with product MPCNRIVLKWEIWPSSVVQSVRLSPYLMWGQLRHLLLACRHDEDYFATGSYENEDENDNTEDRSKDPISFQPMGSERMEMRKRQMSVQQESVAGTTAPAQNEQPGQGNRGSNACCFCWCCCCSCSCLTVRNEDRDERNRRASYDFKAEGNADFEESPKPTAEEVHLWGQSFDKLMHCPTGRSAFRQFLRTEFSEENMLFWLACEEFSKESNKSVIEEKARIIYEDYISILSPKEVSLDSRVREVINRNMLEPTSHTFDDAQLQIYTLMQRDSYPRFMNSPVYKNLLKTVSEQSVES from the exons ATGCCATGTAACAGAATCGTCTTAAAGTGGGAGATCTGGCCCTCTTCCGTGGTACAGAGCGTTCGGCTTTCTCCCTACTTGATGTGGGGGCAGCTACGGCATCTTCTCTTGGCCTGTCGGCACGACGAGGATTACTTTGCAACAGGAAGTTATGAAAATGAGGACGAGAATGATAATACGGAGGACAGATCAAAGGATCCCATATCCTTTCAG CCCATGGGATCAGAGCGGATGGAGATGCGAAAGAGGCAGATGTCGGTGCAGCAGGAGTCGGTGGCGGGCACCACAGCACCGGCGCAGAACGAGCAGCCCGGCCAGGGGAACCGTGGCTCCAACGCCTGCTGCTTCTGTTGGTGCTGTTGCTGCAGCTGCTCCTG TCTCACTGTTAGGAATGAAGACAGAGATGAGAGGAACCGGAGAGCCTCTTATGATTTTAAAGCAGAGGGGAATGCAGACTTCGAGGAAAG TCCGAAACCGACTGCGGAGGAGGTCCACTTGTGGGGGCAATCATTCGACAAACTGATGCACTGCCCCACTGGAAGAAGTGCCTTCCGGCAGTTTCTGCGCACTGAATTCAGTGAGGAAAACATGCTCTTTTGGTTGGCCTGTGAGGAATTCAGTAAGGAATCCAATAAGAGCGTCATCGAGGAGAAGGCACGGATAATATATGAAGACTACATCTCCATCCTCTCACCCAAAGAG GTGAGCCTCGATTCTAGAGTTCGAGAGGTTATAAACAGGAACATGCTGGAGCCAACATCCCACACGTTTGATGATGCCCAGCTCCAGATATACACGCTAATGCAAAGAGACTCGTATCCGCGGTTTATGAACTCGCCGGTATACAAAAACCTGCTTAAGACAGTCTCTGAGCAGTCGGTGGAATCTTAG